The following is a genomic window from Bordetella sp. H567.
GCGGCAACCATATCGTCGCCACCACCTACTACGGTACGCGACAGACCACGTCGAACCGCCGCATCCAGAAGTGCTCCGACATGCAGGGCCTGAAGATGCGCGTGCCGGACGTGCCGGCCTACCTGGCAATGCCGCGCGCCTGCGGCGCCAACACCTCGCCCATCGCCTTCGCCGAGGTCTACCTGGCCCTGCAGAACGGCACGGTGGAAGCGCAGGAAAACCCGCTCACCACCATCGAGGCCAAGAAGTTCTACGAGGTGCAGAAGTACATCGCCCTGACGGCGCACATCGTCGACCACCTGAACACCATCATTTCGGGGACCTTGTGGAAGAAGCTGTCGCCCGAGGACCGCAAGATCTTCGCCGAGGTCGCGCAGCAGGCCGCCGAGCGGGCCTCGCAGAAGATCATCGTCCGCGAGGCGGAACTGGTCGAGGAGTTCAACAAGAAAGGCATCGCGGTGGATAAAGTGGACGTCGACGACTTCCGCAAGACGGTGCTGGAGAAGGTGCCGTTCAAGCAGTACGGCTATGAAAAATCCGACTGGGAAAAAATCCAGGCGGTGAAGTAAGGGAGGAACCGCCATGGCCACCGATGCACACGTTTCCCCGGTCGGCGTATCGTCGGCACAGACGGAGCAGCACACGTCGTCCGTCGAATCCATCGTTTCCAGCTTCGAGGAAGCCGATCACCAGCAGGCCGATCTGTCCGGCCATACGTTCGAGGACTGGCTCTGCCTGGGCCTGTTCTGGATCATGGCCCTGCTGGTGTTCCTGCAGTTCTTCACGCGTTATGTGATGAACGATTCCTTCGCATGGACCGAAGAACTTGCCACCTACGCCCTGATCGGGGTCGTGTTCATCGGCGCCGCGATGTGCGTGCGCACCGGCCGGCATATCCAGGTGGACTTTCTGTACCGCTACCTGCCGCATGCGGCGGGGCGGGTGATGTCCACGCTGATCGATGTGGCGCGCACCGTGTTCTTCGCCTATGTCGCCTGGCTGGTGTGGCGCTATATCGATCTGGTCGGCGACGAGCCGATGACGACCGTCGAATGGAATAAATCCTATGTGTACTGGCTTGCGCTGTTTGGCTTCGTGCTGATGGCCGCGCGGTCGGCACAGGTCACCGTGGTGAACTGGCGCCAGGGCTATTCCAATTTGGAACGGCCGGAAGCGTACGACACGCTGGACTGAAACACGCAAAACGACAAGGGGCTGGGCATGTGGATATTGATCTGTACCTTCCTGCTGATGATGATCGTCGGCGTGCCGGTGGCGGTGTCCATGGCGGGCGCCTCGCTGCTCTACCTGCTGGTGTCCGGCGATGTTCCCGACGTCGTGGTGGCGCAGCGGATGATCGCGGGCGTGGAGTCCTTTCCCCTGCTTGCCGTGCCCTTTTTCATCCTGGCCGGTAACCTGATGAACATCGCGGGCATCACGGGGCGCATCTATAACTTCGCGGTCGCCCTGGTGGGCTGGATGCGGGGCGGCCTGGGCCATGTGAACATCATCGGTTCGGTGGTGTTCGCCGGCATGTCCGGCACCGCCATCGCGGACGCGGCCGGGCTGGGCACCATCGAGATCAAGGCCATGAAGGACCATGGCTACAAGACGGAATTCGCGGTCGGCGTGACGGCGGCCTCCGCCACGCTGGGGCCCATCATCCCGCCGTCGCTGCCCTTCGTGATCTACGGCATGATGGCCAACGTATCCATCGGCTCGCTGTTCCTGGCCGGCATCGTGCCGGGCGCCGTGCTGACGATACTGATGATGTTCACGGTGGCCTATTTCGCCCGCAAGAACGGCTGGGGCAGCGACGTGAAATTCGACCTGCGTCGGCTGGGAACGGCCACGCTGGAAGTGCTGATCGTACTGGCGTTCCCGTTCTCGATCTGGGCGATGACGCGGATGGGCGTATCGACCAACTGGGCGGCGATCATCGCCTTCGCCGTGCTGCTGATCCTGGACTGGCGCTTCAATTTTTCCGCCGTCATGGCGTTGATGGCGCCCGTCATCCTGATCGGCGGCATGACGCTGGGCTGGTTCACCCCCACCGAAGCCGCCGTGGCTGCCGTGGTATGGGCCTTGTTCCTGGGCCTGGTGCGCTATCGCAGCATGACCTTGCGCCTGTTGGCCAAGGCCACGTTCGAGACCATCGAAACCACCGCGTCGGTGCTGTTCATCGTGACGGCCGCATCGGTGTTCGCCTGGCTGCTGACCACCACGCAGGCCGCGCAGGCGCTGACCGACGCCATCCTGAGCCTGACGCACAGCAAGTGGGTGTTCCTGATGCTGGCGAATGTGCTGATCCTGGTGGTGGGCTGCTTCATCGACACCATCGCGGCCATCACCATCCTGGTACCCATCCTGCTGCCCATCGTCCTGAAGCTGGGCATCGACCCCATCCATTTCGGCCTGGTCATGACCTTGAACCTGATGATCGGCCTGCTGCACCCGCCGCTGGGCATGGTGCTGTTCGTCCTGGCGCGCGTGGCGCGGCTGTCGGTGGAGCGAACCACCATGGCGATCCTGCCGTGGCTGGTGCCGCTGTTCCTGGCGCTGATCGCCATCACCTACGTGCCGGAGATTACGTTGTGGTTGCCGCGTGCATTGGGCATGGGTAATTGATTTTCATCGGAGGCGGTATCAACATGGGTCAGCGATTGGCGGGTAAGTTGGCGTTCGTCACGGCGGCGGGGCAGGGCATAGGCAGGGCGACGGCGGAAGCCTTCCTGCGCGAGGGCGCGCGGGTCATCGCCGCGGACATCAACCCCACGGGACTGAGCGCCCTGGCCGAGCTGCCCGACTGCACCGTCCTGGAACTGGACGTGACCGACGCGCAGGCGGTCAGGCAGGCCGTGGCCGACGCGGGCAGCGTCGACATCCTGTTCAACGGCGCGGGCTATGTCCACGCCGGCGGCATCCTGGAAGCCACGGACGACGACCTGACCTTCGCCGTGGAGCTGAACGTGCGCGCCATGATGCGGCTGATCCAGGGCTTCCTGCCGGGCATGCTGGCCAAGGGCGGCGGCTCCATCATCAACATGGCATCCGTCGCGGGCAGCATCAAGGCCGTGCCGAATCGTTTCATCTACAGCACCACCAAGGCCGCCGTGGTCGGATTGACCAAATCCGTCGCGCTGGATTTCGTCGGCAAGGGCATACGCTGCAACGCCATCTGCCCCGGTACGGTAGAGTCGCCGTCACTGCGCGACCGCATCGCGGCGCAGGCCCGCCAGAGCGGGCAGGAGCCGCGGGACGTCGAGGCCTCCTTCGTGGCGCGGCAACCCATGGGCCGCCTGGGCCGCGCCGAGGAAATCGCGGCGCTGGCCGTCTACCTGGCCAGCGACGAATCCGCTTTCACCACCGGCACGACGCAGGTGATCGACGGTGGTTGGTCGAATTGAGACCACCCCCGAAGCGCTTCGCGCTTCCCCCTCAAGGGGGCGACGCTGGCGGACCGGCGGAGCCGGATCCGCGGCGTCCCGGATCTGGGGAGACCTGTTTCATGCGGCGAGTGGTGTGATGGGGCCATCCGTCGAAGCGCTATGCGCTTCCCCATCAAGGCGCGACGCTGGCGGACCCGGCGGCGTCCCGGGTCTGGGGGCATCCGTTTCATGCGGTGCGCAGGGTGCGTAGCACCATGGATTACGAGGACTTAGTGGAACTTACTGAACTCATGCATAAGGAAACACGATGAAGCTGATGCGCTACGGTGCCAAGGGCGCCGAGAAACCCGCCATGTTGGACCGCGATGGCAAGGTGCGAGACCTGTCCGGCGTGGTGCCGGATATCACGGCGGATTTGCTGACGCCGCAGGGGCTGGCGCCGCTCGCCAAGGTGGATGCGGCCAGCCTGCCGGTGGTGACGGAGCCTGGCCGGATCGCGCCGCCCTGGCGCGGCATGGGCAAGTTCATCTGCATCGGCCTGAACTATGCGGACCACGCCGCCGAATCGGGGCTGCCGC
Proteins encoded in this region:
- a CDS encoding sialic acid TRAP transporter substrate-binding protein SiaP; its protein translation is MKQGQAVRLLFAALAFAVSAGAMAQTKLKWAHVYETSEPFHTESVWAAQEIEKRTNGRYHIDVYPASQLGKENDINQGLTLGTVDIIISGSSFAAKAFPRIGVTYYPYTFRNPQHLLAYTKSDIYKELVEGYEKKSGNHIVATTYYGTRQTTSNRRIQKCSDMQGLKMRVPDVPAYLAMPRACGANTSPIAFAEVYLALQNGTVEAQENPLTTIEAKKFYEVQKYIALTAHIVDHLNTIISGTLWKKLSPEDRKIFAEVAQQAAERASQKIIVREAELVEEFNKKGIAVDKVDVDDFRKTVLEKVPFKQYGYEKSDWEKIQAVK
- a CDS encoding TRAP transporter small permease encodes the protein MATDAHVSPVGVSSAQTEQHTSSVESIVSSFEEADHQQADLSGHTFEDWLCLGLFWIMALLVFLQFFTRYVMNDSFAWTEELATYALIGVVFIGAAMCVRTGRHIQVDFLYRYLPHAAGRVMSTLIDVARTVFFAYVAWLVWRYIDLVGDEPMTTVEWNKSYVYWLALFGFVLMAARSAQVTVVNWRQGYSNLERPEAYDTLD
- a CDS encoding TRAP transporter large permease, with translation MWILICTFLLMMIVGVPVAVSMAGASLLYLLVSGDVPDVVVAQRMIAGVESFPLLAVPFFILAGNLMNIAGITGRIYNFAVALVGWMRGGLGHVNIIGSVVFAGMSGTAIADAAGLGTIEIKAMKDHGYKTEFAVGVTAASATLGPIIPPSLPFVIYGMMANVSIGSLFLAGIVPGAVLTILMMFTVAYFARKNGWGSDVKFDLRRLGTATLEVLIVLAFPFSIWAMTRMGVSTNWAAIIAFAVLLILDWRFNFSAVMALMAPVILIGGMTLGWFTPTEAAVAAVVWALFLGLVRYRSMTLRLLAKATFETIETTASVLFIVTAASVFAWLLTTTQAAQALTDAILSLTHSKWVFLMLANVLILVVGCFIDTIAAITILVPILLPIVLKLGIDPIHFGLVMTLNLMIGLLHPPLGMVLFVLARVARLSVERTTMAILPWLVPLFLALIAITYVPEITLWLPRALGMGN
- a CDS encoding SDR family oxidoreductase — encoded protein: MGQRLAGKLAFVTAAGQGIGRATAEAFLREGARVIAADINPTGLSALAELPDCTVLELDVTDAQAVRQAVADAGSVDILFNGAGYVHAGGILEATDDDLTFAVELNVRAMMRLIQGFLPGMLAKGGGSIINMASVAGSIKAVPNRFIYSTTKAAVVGLTKSVALDFVGKGIRCNAICPGTVESPSLRDRIAAQARQSGQEPRDVEASFVARQPMGRLGRAEEIAALAVYLASDESAFTTGTTQVIDGGWSN